From Myxococcota bacterium, the proteins below share one genomic window:
- a CDS encoding HAD family hydrolase — translation MTRPFVFLDRDGTLIEDRGYVHKLEDYAPLPGAYEAVRALRAAGFGTAIVTNQSGIGRGLYGEDDYGRFQAHLRRDFAAHGAELDADYHCPHRPDAGCECRKPRPGLVVRAQRELAVDLARSWVIGDQDSDVGLARAVGCAAVRIGADASSLLEAVRRYVLAESR, via the coding sequence GTGACTCGCCCCTTCGTGTTCCTCGACCGCGACGGCACGCTGATCGAGGACCGCGGCTACGTGCACAAGCTCGAGGACTACGCGCCGTTGCCGGGCGCCTACGAGGCGGTGCGCGCGCTGCGCGCCGCGGGCTTCGGGACCGCGATCGTCACCAACCAGTCCGGGATCGGACGCGGTCTGTACGGCGAAGACGACTACGGGCGCTTCCAGGCGCACCTGCGCCGGGACTTCGCCGCGCACGGCGCGGAGCTCGACGCCGACTACCACTGCCCGCACCGGCCGGACGCGGGCTGTGAGTGCCGCAAGCCGCGGCCGGGGCTGGTCGTGCGCGCGCAGCGCGAGCTGGCGGTGGATCTCGCGCGCAGCTGGGTGATCGGCGACCAGGACAGCGACGTGGGCCTGGCGCGCGCGGTGGGCTGCGCCGCGGTGCGGATCGGAGCCGATGCTTCGAGTCTGCTCGAGGCGGTGCGCCGCTACGTGCTAGCCGAATCCCGGTAG
- a CDS encoding DNA internalization-related competence protein ComEC/Rec2, with amino-acid sequence MLAALWALFPRSRTAEAALGGALGALALGLRLHAPVPTAEPGPVAVTLLEAPRASHGACRVTVWLHGARPGRALLLARGEACELLPGQQALARVRLEPLRPPSNPGASDSPRRLARRGVLRLARQSGEALAPIGLPPQGPAALLERARRHVAETLDPPALPTRAGALLRAMAVADTSRLDEPLRAAFSDSGTTHLLSVSGTHIVWVFWLTQICVTGLLGRLRALAWVRAARAAGMVAAAAAGLGYAALCGLEAPALRSAAMAAAGGIALLGGRRGLGWNALAAAALVVLAFDPGALFEASFQMSFAAVAGLLLWRAPAGALRGLAHASLAAGTITAPLAAGLGAPLPAGWLLANALAVPWFGAAVVPPALAAGLVPVLAPLARAAAELGVRGLELLATPDLLAGPRDRVARAALFAALAYGARGAAQRRRALCACSAAVAALSLWLAWPAENEPVDAPRLTFFDVGHGDAVLVRAGRHAWLVDTGTRAADFDAGRSVVVPGLRALGVRQLDALALTHADLDHVGGAPAVLAGVPVGELWLGRETHAAPALRPLRLAAARLGVRVRIIAAGDALGVSELALRVHWPPVEYLAPTTNAGSLVLQVGGPRACALLGGDAPGAVERALAGTLPQCDVLKLGHHGSATSSDPEWLDALEPVVAIASAGRRPRSPLPHPAVRARLGARAISLWETRRAGALDVELARPGPRVAPWLNPEWRDW; translated from the coding sequence GTGCTCGCTGCGCTGTGGGCGCTGTTTCCGCGCAGCCGGACTGCCGAAGCGGCGCTCGGCGGGGCGCTCGGCGCCCTCGCGCTGGGCCTGCGCCTGCACGCCCCCGTGCCGACGGCGGAGCCCGGCCCGGTGGCGGTCACCCTGCTCGAGGCACCGCGCGCCAGTCATGGCGCGTGCCGGGTCACCGTGTGGCTGCACGGGGCGCGGCCGGGCCGGGCGCTGCTGCTCGCGCGCGGCGAGGCCTGCGAGTTGCTCCCCGGCCAGCAGGCGCTCGCGCGCGTGCGGCTCGAGCCGCTGCGCCCGCCCTCGAACCCGGGCGCGAGTGACTCGCCGCGGCGCCTCGCGCGCCGCGGCGTGCTGCGGCTGGCGAGGCAGAGCGGCGAGGCGCTGGCCCCGATCGGTCTTCCGCCGCAGGGCCCGGCCGCCCTCTTGGAACGCGCCCGCCGGCACGTGGCCGAGACCCTCGATCCGCCCGCGCTGCCCACGCGCGCCGGGGCGCTCTTGCGCGCCATGGCCGTCGCCGACACCTCGCGTCTCGACGAGCCGCTGCGCGCCGCCTTCTCCGACTCGGGCACGACGCACCTGTTGTCGGTCTCGGGCACGCACATCGTGTGGGTGTTCTGGCTGACACAGATCTGTGTCACCGGGCTGCTCGGCCGCCTGCGCGCGTTGGCGTGGGTGCGCGCCGCGCGCGCGGCGGGCATGGTCGCTGCGGCGGCAGCCGGGCTCGGCTACGCGGCGCTGTGCGGACTGGAGGCGCCGGCGCTGCGCTCGGCGGCGATGGCTGCGGCGGGCGGCATCGCCTTGCTCGGCGGACGCCGCGGGCTGGGCTGGAACGCGCTGGCCGCCGCGGCCCTGGTCGTGCTCGCGTTCGATCCGGGAGCGCTCTTCGAGGCGTCGTTCCAGATGTCGTTCGCGGCCGTGGCGGGGCTCCTGCTGTGGCGGGCGCCGGCGGGCGCGCTGCGCGGTCTGGCGCACGCCTCGCTGGCCGCGGGCACGATCACCGCGCCGCTCGCGGCCGGGCTGGGCGCGCCCCTGCCGGCCGGCTGGCTGCTCGCCAACGCGCTCGCGGTGCCCTGGTTCGGCGCCGCGGTCGTGCCGCCGGCGCTCGCGGCCGGGCTGGTGCCGGTGCTGGCCCCGCTGGCACGGGCCGCGGCGGAGCTCGGGGTGCGAGGGCTCGAGCTGCTCGCGACGCCCGACCTGCTCGCGGGCCCGCGCGACCGCGTCGCGCGGGCCGCTCTGTTCGCCGCGCTGGCCTACGGAGCGCGCGGCGCCGCGCAGCGGCGGCGCGCGCTCTGCGCGTGCTCGGCCGCCGTCGCCGCGCTGAGTCTCTGGCTGGCGTGGCCGGCGGAGAACGAGCCCGTCGACGCCCCGCGACTCACCTTCTTCGACGTGGGTCACGGCGATGCGGTGCTGGTGCGCGCCGGGCGGCACGCGTGGCTGGTCGACACGGGCACGCGCGCGGCCGACTTCGATGCCGGGCGTTCGGTCGTCGTGCCGGGCTTGCGCGCGCTCGGCGTGCGCCAGCTCGATGCACTGGCGCTGACTCACGCCGACCTGGACCACGTGGGCGGTGCGCCCGCCGTGCTCGCCGGGGTGCCCGTCGGCGAGCTGTGGCTCGGCCGCGAGACACACGCCGCCCCGGCGCTGCGTCCGCTGCGCCTGGCAGCGGCGCGGCTGGGCGTGCGCGTCCGGATCATCGCCGCGGGTGACGCGCTCGGCGTGAGCGAGCTCGCGCTGCGCGTGCACTGGCCGCCGGTCGAGTATCTCGCTCCGACCACGAACGCCGGGTCACTCGTGCTGCAGGTCGGCGGTCCGCGGGCCTGTGCGCTGCTCGGCGGCGACGCGCCCGGCGCGGTCGAGCGCGCGCTCGCCGGCACACTCCCGCAGTGCGACGTGCTCAAGCTCGGTCACCACGGCAGCGCGACTTCGAGCGATCCGGAGTGGCTCGATGCGCTCGAGCCCGTGGTCGCGATCGCCAGCGCGGGCCGCCGCCCGCGCTCGCCGCTGCCGCACCCGGCGGTGCGCGCACGTCTGGGCGCGCGCGCGATCAGCCTGTGGGAGACACGCCGCGCCGGCGCGCTCGACGTCGAGCTCGCGCGGCCGGGTCCGCGCGTCGCGCCCTGGCTGAATCCGGAGTGGCGCGACTGGTAA
- a CDS encoding NAD-dependent epimerase/dehydratase family protein yields MNRVRTLVTGAAGFVGGHLIPALRAAGREVVGVHLPGLPPGAAGDVDWRACDLRDRGALARLVAEVRPVEVIHLAALAAPAEAERAPLEALRANYLALDSLLAALAAAPARLLFVSTGEVYGPARADAPARVESDALRPMNLYAATKAAGEVRVGWAVEDAGLDAVIARPFNHTGPGRPALYAESSFAEQLARIERGAQEPVLRVGNLAPVRDYSDVRDVAAAYVLLLERGARGDTYNVCSGVRRSMRSVLERLIARSSARPRVEVDPARFRELPPDGVAFAGDASRLRALGWAPQRSADDAFDALLDAYRAAA; encoded by the coding sequence GTGAATCGCGTGCGGACACTCGTCACGGGCGCCGCCGGCTTCGTCGGGGGTCACCTGATTCCCGCCCTGCGCGCCGCCGGCCGCGAGGTCGTGGGCGTGCACCTGCCGGGTCTTCCGCCCGGGGCCGCCGGCGACGTGGACTGGCGCGCCTGCGACCTGCGGGACCGGGGAGCGCTCGCGCGGCTCGTGGCCGAGGTCCGCCCGGTCGAGGTGATCCACCTGGCTGCGCTTGCCGCGCCTGCGGAGGCCGAGCGCGCGCCGCTCGAGGCGCTGCGCGCCAACTATCTCGCGCTCGATTCACTGCTGGCCGCGCTCGCGGCCGCGCCCGCCCGGCTCCTGTTCGTGTCCACCGGCGAGGTCTACGGCCCCGCGCGCGCCGACGCACCGGCACGCGTCGAGAGCGATGCGCTGCGGCCCATGAACCTGTACGCGGCGACCAAGGCCGCGGGCGAAGTGCGCGTGGGCTGGGCGGTGGAGGACGCCGGGCTCGACGCCGTGATCGCCCGGCCGTTCAATCACACCGGGCCGGGCCGGCCGGCGCTGTACGCGGAGTCGTCGTTCGCGGAGCAGCTCGCGCGCATCGAGCGCGGCGCGCAGGAGCCCGTGCTGCGCGTCGGCAACCTCGCGCCCGTGCGCGACTACTCCGACGTGCGCGACGTCGCGGCCGCCTACGTGCTGCTGCTCGAACGCGGCGCGCGCGGTGACACGTACAACGTGTGCTCGGGCGTGCGCCGCTCGATGCGATCCGTGCTCGAGCGCCTGATCGCGCGCTCGAGCGCGCGGCCGCGGGTCGAAGTCGACCCCGCGCGCTTCCGCGAGCTCCCGCCCGACGGCGTGGCGTTCGCGGGCGACGCCAGCCGCCTGCGCGCGCTCGGCTGGGCGCCGCAGCGCTCCGCGGACGACGCCTTCGACGCGCTGCTCGACGCCTACCGGGCCGCGGCTTGA
- a CDS encoding 50S ribosomal protein L11 methyltransferase, whose protein sequence is MRRRAPAESWIARLEAPQAEAERLVAELWSLGTSGIEERAADGALERVELRAWFAAAGAPAEALRALADPARAVRLVELAPVVAQDWEVAWRAGLAPRRIGGLWVRPSFCAQAGSPELVIDPQQAFGSGEHATTRLSLELLQEALRPGDTVLDLGTGSGILGLGALRRGAAAATGIDADPVALVNAAENRARNGLPLRLACATLDALAPGARFDVVVANLLLHELLPCLADLLARARRVAILSGYLARERVSLERALASHPFATARESSEIQSGDRWCARLLTQAAAR, encoded by the coding sequence GTGCGCAGGCGAGCGCCCGCCGAAAGCTGGATCGCCCGGCTCGAGGCGCCGCAGGCCGAGGCGGAGCGCCTGGTGGCCGAGCTGTGGTCACTCGGCACCTCCGGCATCGAGGAGCGCGCCGCCGACGGCGCGCTCGAGCGGGTCGAGCTGCGCGCGTGGTTCGCGGCCGCGGGCGCGCCCGCCGAGGCGCTGCGCGCGCTGGCCGACCCGGCGCGCGCGGTCCGGCTCGTGGAGCTCGCGCCCGTGGTGGCGCAGGACTGGGAGGTCGCCTGGCGCGCGGGGCTCGCGCCCCGGCGCATCGGCGGGCTGTGGGTGCGGCCGAGCTTCTGCGCCCAGGCCGGCTCGCCCGAGCTCGTGATCGACCCGCAGCAGGCGTTCGGCTCGGGCGAGCACGCGACCACCCGGCTCTCGCTCGAGCTCTTGCAGGAGGCGCTGCGGCCCGGAGACACGGTGCTCGACCTCGGCACCGGCAGCGGGATCCTGGGCCTGGGCGCGCTGCGCCGCGGCGCGGCGGCCGCGACCGGCATCGACGCCGATCCCGTGGCGCTGGTGAACGCGGCCGAGAACCGCGCGCGCAACGGGCTGCCGCTGCGTCTGGCCTGCGCCACGCTCGACGCGCTCGCGCCCGGGGCGCGCTTCGACGTGGTGGTCGCGAACCTCCTCTTGCACGAGCTCCTGCCGTGTCTCGCCGACCTGCTCGCGCGCGCGCGGCGCGTGGCGATCCTCTCCGGCTATCTCGCGCGCGAACGAGTCAGCCTGGAGCGGGCGCTCGCGAGTCACCCGTTCGCGACCGCCCGGGAGTCGAGCGAGATCCAGTCCGGCGACCGCTGGTGCGCGCGCCTGTTGACTCAAGCCGCGGCCCGGTAG
- a CDS encoding aminopeptidase — MLSYLTHVGIGQLRLLWSRESLTPEKIAQLPPEERTNYEAFRSAIAFGESLGLRQTTSYSRLADTGKDWLVQVVTAAPANALRPVEWWFPIVGSVSYRGYFDAARAQAFADELRSEGLDVYLRPSPLYSTLGWFEDPLPRPILRWPIEELVDTAIHEQTHLTVYVPSDVSYDESLATFVAHHATLQYFADRPELAERAREAFADELTFARLLNELRNALDALYAEKLTPEEARARRAPIFARYQTEVYAAQPWKSQRFARFQSLELSNAWIVGNRDYLGLVPCFERELAGLGGDLTAFVKAHREKPGHRPEGCEEAK, encoded by the coding sequence ATGCTGTCCTATCTCACTCACGTGGGCATCGGGCAGCTCCGGCTCCTGTGGTCGCGCGAGTCACTCACGCCCGAGAAGATCGCCCAGCTGCCGCCCGAGGAGCGCACCAACTACGAGGCGTTCCGCAGCGCGATCGCCTTCGGAGAGTCGCTCGGCCTCAGGCAGACCACAAGCTACAGCCGCCTGGCCGACACGGGGAAGGACTGGCTGGTGCAGGTGGTGACCGCCGCGCCCGCGAACGCGCTGCGGCCGGTGGAGTGGTGGTTCCCGATCGTGGGCAGCGTGTCGTACCGCGGCTACTTCGACGCGGCGCGCGCGCAGGCCTTCGCCGACGAGCTGCGCTCGGAGGGCCTCGACGTGTATCTGCGGCCCTCGCCGCTCTACTCCACGCTGGGCTGGTTCGAGGACCCGCTGCCCCGCCCGATCCTGCGCTGGCCGATCGAGGAGCTGGTCGACACCGCGATCCACGAGCAGACCCACCTCACGGTGTACGTGCCGAGCGACGTGTCCTACGACGAGAGCCTGGCCACGTTCGTCGCGCACCACGCGACGCTGCAGTATTTCGCCGACCGGCCCGAGCTCGCCGAACGCGCCCGTGAGGCCTTCGCCGACGAGCTCACGTTCGCGCGCCTGTTGAACGAGCTGCGCAACGCGCTCGATGCGCTCTACGCCGAGAAGCTCACGCCCGAAGAAGCGCGCGCGCGCCGCGCGCCGATCTTCGCGCGCTACCAGACCGAGGTGTACGCGGCGCAGCCCTGGAAGAGCCAGCGCTTCGCGCGCTTCCAGTCACTCGAGCTCAGCAACGCGTGGATCGTCGGGAACCGCGACTACTTGGGCCTGGTGCCTTGCTTCGAGCGCGAGCTCGCCGGCCTGGGCGGCGACCTGACGGCGTTCGTGAAGGCCCATCGCGAGAAGCCGGGTCACCGGCCCGAGGGCTGCGAGGAGGCGAAGTGA
- a CDS encoding aspartyl protease family protein → MRGKLVVAAACLSLCAFAAGARADLYRWVDSEGQVHVTDDRAQVPPGATVTVQPTRGKKPASAPAPTSAPSPAAASPAQPASKRSASRVLALEPQDGSRPGRVHVLHFEKASHEISLNVTLADRAQCEFKVDTGASLNTVPAWVVRELGIEIDDDTPRISLVGISGKPALVPLIVMPLVRVGDVAVENVEMAVLDTMSEGLLGMPFFNHFQVAIDPAQGELRLTEIDLSKVDGVYDGMNEAAWRQRFRQLHERLAMIQRAREKVPEESETIAANYLDKLDKLESAAQHELDELEDRAQAAGVPPGWR, encoded by the coding sequence ATGCGTGGGAAGCTCGTGGTTGCCGCGGCTTGCCTGTCACTCTGCGCGTTCGCTGCCGGCGCGCGGGCCGATCTGTACCGTTGGGTCGACTCCGAGGGCCAGGTGCACGTGACCGACGACCGCGCCCAGGTGCCCCCGGGCGCGACGGTGACCGTGCAGCCGACGCGCGGCAAGAAGCCCGCGAGTGCGCCGGCGCCCACCAGCGCCCCCAGCCCCGCGGCGGCAAGTCCGGCGCAGCCCGCCAGCAAGCGCTCCGCCTCGCGCGTGCTCGCGCTGGAGCCGCAGGACGGCTCGCGGCCCGGACGGGTGCACGTGCTGCACTTCGAGAAGGCGAGTCACGAGATCTCGCTCAACGTGACCCTCGCCGACCGCGCCCAGTGCGAGTTCAAGGTCGACACGGGCGCCTCGCTCAACACCGTGCCCGCCTGGGTGGTACGCGAGCTGGGGATCGAGATCGACGACGACACGCCGCGCATCTCGCTGGTGGGCATCTCGGGCAAGCCCGCGCTCGTGCCGCTGATCGTGATGCCGCTCGTGCGCGTGGGCGACGTCGCCGTCGAGAACGTCGAGATGGCGGTGCTCGACACCATGAGCGAGGGCCTGCTCGGCATGCCCTTCTTCAATCACTTCCAAGTGGCGATCGACCCGGCCCAGGGCGAGCTGCGACTCACCGAGATCGACCTGTCCAAGGTCGACGGCGTGTACGACGGCATGAACGAGGCCGCCTGGCGCCAGCGCTTCCGTCAGCTGCACGAGCGGCTGGCCATGATCCAACGCGCGCGCGAGAAGGTGCCCGAGGAGTCGGAGACCATCGCCGCGAACTACCTCGACAAGCTCGACAAGCTGGAGAGCGCGGCGCAGCACGAGCTCGACGAGCTCGAAGACCGCGCGCAGGCCGCCGGCGTTCCGCCCGGCTGGCGGTGA